The following are from one region of the Silene latifolia isolate original U9 population chromosome 9, ASM4854445v1, whole genome shotgun sequence genome:
- the LOC141600926 gene encoding uncharacterized protein LOC141600926: MSQTLITLLLPSSINFNRHTPKSPYLSSISKTHQKFICSSSRNPRKPIKKLSDAKLASDFAAEVQKLNTQLEEKENALIKTKEMLFSDLCKFLSLNPDEFKNHWKRMNPDDKLNLVKGFVSNWGLNFHPLSSKSVRDLVEEFVMKDNVDEFENCDSSSGFGDVVNFPRLKKLIMGG; the protein is encoded by the coding sequence ATGTCTCAAACCCTAATAACTCTTCTTCTTCCATCATCAATCAATTTCAATCGCCACACCCCAAAATCACCCTACCTCTCTTCAATCTCTAAAACCCATCAAAAATTCATATGTTCAAGTTCAAGAAATCCCAGAAAACCCATCAAAAAACTGAGTGATGCAAAACTAGCATCAGATTTTGCTGCAGAAGTTCAGAAACTAAACACCCaattagaagagaaagaaaatGCCCTAATCAAAACCAAGGAAATGCTTTTCTCTGATTTATGCAAGTTTCTATCTTTAAATCCTGATGAATTCAAGAATCATTGGAAAAGGATGAACCCAGATGATAAATTGAATTTGGTTAAAGGGTTTGTTTCTAATTGGGGTTTGAATTTTCATCCATTATCTTCTAAATCTGTTAGAGATTTGGTCGAGGAATTTGTGATGAAGGATAATGTAGACGAGTTTGAAAACTGTGATTCGAGTTCTGGGTTTGGGGATGTTGTTAATTTTCCTAGATTGAAGAAATTAATCATGGGTGGTTAA